A section of the Candidatus Moraniibacteriota bacterium genome encodes:
- a CDS encoding pirin family protein, translating into MNTRFFSAAKRGHITWDWLDTYHSFSFGHFYDPELMGFGALRVVNDDTIAPDQGFGQHPHNDMEIITIPLSGAVEHQDNSGAHGITPTGSVQVMSAGRHVAHSERNASATEPLTLFQIWIEPKSYGIDPRYAEEAFDPKERENAWQLVVSNDAREGSLSIHQDAFISLGRYRVNRPFQYTLREAGHVAFLMVIAGQAQIAGYELGRRDALGISDADSFKGIMTEAGELMVIEVPA; encoded by the coding sequence ATGAACACCCGATTCTTTTCAGCGGCCAAGCGCGGCCACATCACCTGGGACTGGCTCGATACGTATCATTCATTCAGTTTCGGCCACTTCTACGATCCTGAACTGATGGGTTTCGGGGCGCTGCGGGTCGTGAACGATGACACCATCGCACCAGATCAAGGCTTCGGTCAACATCCGCACAACGACATGGAAATCATCACCATCCCCCTCTCGGGCGCCGTCGAGCACCAGGACAATTCCGGTGCGCACGGCATCACACCGACCGGCTCTGTCCAGGTCATGTCAGCTGGCCGACACGTCGCCCACTCAGAGCGGAACGCTTCAGCCACCGAACCACTCACTCTCTTCCAAATCTGGATCGAGCCCAAAAGCTATGGCATCGACCCACGCTATGCAGAGGAGGCTTTTGATCCGAAGGAACGCGAAAACGCCTGGCAGCTCGTGGTTTCCAATGACGCTCGCGAAGGATCGCTTTCCATCCACCAAGATGCCTTTATCTCACTCGGCCGATACAGAGTGAATCGTCCCTTCCAGTATACCCTGCGAGAAGCCGGCCACGTCGCTTTCCTCATGGTGATCGCTGGTCAAGCACAGATCGCCGGGTACGAGCTCGGCCGCCGCGACGCACTCGGGATAAGTGACGCTGACAGCTTCAAAGGCATCATGACCGAGGCTGGCGAACTGATGGTCATCGAAGTTCCCGCCTGA
- a CDS encoding RNA-binding protein — MSTRLYIGGIPYRSTEEDLKVAFSQAGTVVSTKIIIDRATGRSRGFGFVEMSTPEEAAKAIELWHGKELDGRTLTVNEARPLENRDQA, encoded by the coding sequence ATGTCGACACGTCTGTACATCGGTGGCATCCCGTATCGCTCCACAGAGGAAGACCTGAAGGTCGCCTTCTCGCAGGCTGGTACGGTTGTCTCTACGAAGATCATCATCGACCGAGCCACAGGCCGCTCACGCGGTTTCGGGTTCGTCGAGATGTCCACTCCGGAAGAGGCAGCCAAAGCCATCGAACTCTGGCATGGCAAGGAACTCGATGGTCGCACGTTGACAGTCAACGAGGCGCGCCCTCTCGAGAACCGGGACCAGGCCTAA
- a CDS encoding YegP family protein has product MQKTTHFAVSRDKQGGYRWKLVGANGETVATGESYKTRTSMMNAVKKLRVWAATDRVEEPKSKPAPKKTIKKA; this is encoded by the coding sequence ATGCAGAAAACGACGCATTTCGCAGTTTCCCGGGACAAGCAGGGTGGGTATCGATGGAAGCTCGTTGGTGCCAATGGCGAGACTGTCGCTACCGGTGAGAGTTACAAGACGCGCACATCTATGATGAACGCTGTGAAGAAGCTCCGTGTCTGGGCCGCTACCGATCGAGTCGAGGAGCCGAAGAGCAAGCCAGCTCCGAAGAAAACGATTAAGAAAGCCTAG
- a CDS encoding bile acid:sodium symporter, whose protein sequence is MTSMPTGVHRRLDDLPFLGLAAALCCGLAFPTWFSPYFGWTGILLQFIFFTSGLRIDARAIFSELRDMKLFAAVSLFRLVVFPLFVYLLAVVFFPHLMMPLVLLAAMPAGMTSPLFVDMVRGNVPLALFLTAGTSLLSVITLPIILGLLGGESTVFDPWMIFRTLLFIMAVPIALAQAVRAFPFGRDLIVKGQSLSRFSSILALWLLIGTIASKNSAAIRSGFVGSDALTAFLIMSGLLVLFHLACYAIGFWRSRRDRITVTLSLSYMNFTLAIFLAETLFRDPAAMLVVILSMLPWNIGLIVFQWLVRRKGWMISSDTERKEKPAFAG, encoded by the coding sequence ATGACTTCCATGCCAACCGGTGTCCACCGCCGACTCGATGATCTGCCTTTCCTCGGGCTGGCGGCGGCTTTATGTTGCGGCTTGGCTTTCCCTACGTGGTTTTCGCCGTACTTTGGATGGACTGGTATCCTTCTGCAGTTTATTTTTTTCACGAGCGGACTCCGGATCGATGCCCGTGCAATTTTTTCCGAACTGCGAGATATGAAACTGTTTGCGGCTGTGTCACTTTTTCGGCTGGTAGTTTTTCCGCTCTTCGTCTATCTTTTGGCAGTGGTTTTCTTCCCGCACCTCATGATGCCGCTGGTGCTCTTGGCGGCGATGCCAGCGGGGATGACTTCGCCCCTGTTCGTCGATATGGTGCGAGGGAATGTTCCGCTCGCACTGTTTCTGACGGCAGGGACATCGCTCCTCTCAGTTATCACGCTGCCGATCATTCTCGGCCTCCTGGGCGGGGAGTCGACAGTCTTTGATCCGTGGATGATATTTCGGACCCTACTGTTTATCATGGCGGTACCGATTGCGCTCGCACAGGCAGTCCGGGCATTTCCATTCGGTCGGGACCTCATCGTCAAGGGGCAGTCACTCTCACGCTTCAGTTCCATTCTCGCCCTATGGCTTCTGATTGGGACGATTGCTTCGAAAAACAGCGCAGCCATCCGGAGCGGTTTCGTCGGGAGCGACGCTCTGACCGCTTTCCTCATCATGTCGGGGTTGCTCGTTTTGTTCCATCTCGCTTGCTATGCCATCGGTTTCTGGCGTTCTCGCCGGGACCGGATTACCGTGACACTTTCTCTCTCGTATATGAATTTCACCCTCGCGATATTTTTGGCTGAGACGCTCTTCCGTGATCCGGCGGCGATGCTCGTCGTGATACTGTCCATGCTGCCGTGGAATATCGGACTCATTGTTTTCCAGTGGCTCGTTCGCCGGAAGGGCTGGATGATTTCAAGTGATACGGAGAGAAAGGAAAAACCCGCTTTCGCGGGTTAA
- a CDS encoding arylesterase: MQTKVIISLLSLVLVIGVGWFFWSRGASIKNVPLRETGPILFFGDSLVAGVGATSGHDLPTVLSEAVGEPVLNFGVAGDTTRQALTRVTAAQVVHPRLVLILLGGNDFLQRVPRDETFANLQSLIAAFQSAGAAVVLIGVRSGIIGGGADDRYQTLARATGALYIEDALQGVFGDPALMSDTIHPNDAGYRKISDRIAPAVESIIHAR; the protein is encoded by the coding sequence ATGCAGACAAAAGTTATTATTTCGCTTCTTTCTCTTGTTCTCGTTATCGGAGTGGGATGGTTTTTTTGGTCCAGGGGTGCGTCTATAAAGAATGTGCCACTTCGTGAGACAGGCCCGATACTCTTTTTCGGAGACAGTCTCGTCGCGGGGGTAGGGGCGACTTCGGGGCATGATTTGCCGACGGTTTTGTCAGAGGCCGTGGGCGAGCCAGTCCTGAACTTTGGTGTCGCGGGTGATACGACGCGTCAGGCGCTCACTCGAGTTACCGCTGCACAAGTGGTCCATCCGCGACTCGTGCTCATACTTCTGGGAGGGAATGATTTTCTCCAGCGGGTGCCGCGCGATGAGACTTTCGCAAATCTTCAGTCATTGATTGCCGCGTTTCAATCAGCTGGGGCGGCCGTGGTGCTTATCGGTGTGAGAAGCGGTATCATAGGAGGGGGAGCAGACGATCGGTATCAGACATTGGCACGAGCGACTGGTGCGCTGTATATCGAGGACGCGTTGCAGGGGGTCTTCGGCGATCCAGCCCTCATGAGTGATACGATCCACCCAAACGATGCGGGCTACCGAAAAATCTCTGATCGGATTGCTCCAGCTGTCGAATCCATTATTCACGCACGATGA
- the msrB gene encoding peptide-methionine (R)-S-oxide reductase MsrB — protein MRYCIVGLVLLSLGAGGVFWYWQNTRRVAQEVRQELSHQPRQTEDEWRRKLSPEAYTILREGATEAPFSSPLNTEKRSGTYVAADTGEPVFRSEDKFDSGTGWPSFTRPIRPEAVIERVDDSFFIERTEVLSTAGGHLGHVFKDGPPPTGRRYCMNGAALRFIPDEKGK, from the coding sequence ATGAGATATTGTATTGTCGGATTGGTTTTGCTCAGCCTCGGTGCGGGAGGAGTGTTCTGGTATTGGCAGAACACTAGACGGGTGGCGCAGGAAGTGCGGCAGGAGCTCTCACATCAGCCACGGCAGACCGAAGATGAGTGGCGCAGGAAACTGTCTCCGGAAGCGTACACTATCCTGCGCGAGGGAGCGACAGAAGCACCGTTTTCAAGCCCACTGAATACCGAGAAACGATCCGGGACGTATGTCGCGGCTGATACGGGCGAGCCAGTTTTTCGTTCGGAAGACAAATTTGATTCGGGTACGGGTTGGCCCAGCTTCACTCGTCCGATCCGTCCCGAAGCGGTCATCGAGCGTGTCGACGACAGCTTTTTCATAGAGCGGACGGAAGTTTTGTCGACCGCTGGTGGTCACCTCGGGCATGTCTTCAAAGACGGCCCGCCTCCGACAGGACGGCGCTATTGTATGAATGGTGCGGCACTCCGCTTTATTCCGGATGAGAAGGGAAAATAG